A window of the Candidatus Binatus sp. genome harbors these coding sequences:
- a CDS encoding sigma-54 dependent transcriptional regulator, protein MKGRLLIVDDERGIVIALKGLFTKEGYEVETAESGEEALEKVKAGLFHVIITDLSMKGMSGLDLLKKVREMDPACAVLMITAYGTQRIAVDAMKAGAEDYLPKPFDNDELRLKVRKVMETQLLKRAHSQLLEQVRLETGLFENMIGRSRPMLRVFETIDKVAPTDVTVLIRGESGTGKELVARAIHFRSSRSRRPFIAVNCAAFSRELVESELFGHEKGAFTGAVARREGKFEAADGGTLFLDEIGDMALETQAKLLRVLQEQKFERIGGNQTLSVDVRIIAATNQDLEAMIAQGKFREDLYYRLKVVEIRVPPVRERREDIPVMVQHFIKDACARFSTPPKQLTPEAMRACVEAPWKGNARSLKAAIEQAVILSAGVEITPEDLFAGSEPEGDRGAAPAPSRASASIENGDSQLTFREAKEKFVGDWEREFFVRALRATGGNISRAAERTGMYRQSFQQKMRELGITLADIGIAPKGEGN, encoded by the coding sequence TTGAAAGGACGCTTGCTCATCGTCGATGACGAGCGCGGCATCGTGATCGCGCTCAAGGGCCTCTTCACCAAGGAAGGTTACGAGGTTGAGACCGCTGAGTCGGGCGAAGAAGCGCTCGAAAAGGTCAAGGCTGGGCTGTTCCATGTGATCATCACGGACCTCAGCATGAAAGGGATGAGCGGACTCGACTTGCTGAAAAAAGTCCGCGAGATGGACCCAGCCTGCGCGGTGCTCATGATCACCGCATACGGCACGCAGCGAATCGCCGTCGATGCGATGAAGGCCGGCGCCGAAGATTACCTGCCCAAGCCGTTCGACAACGACGAGTTGCGCCTCAAGGTCCGCAAAGTGATGGAGACGCAACTGCTCAAGCGCGCGCACAGCCAGTTGCTCGAGCAGGTGCGCCTCGAAACCGGGCTGTTCGAAAACATGATCGGCCGCTCGCGCCCGATGCTCCGCGTGTTCGAGACCATCGACAAGGTCGCGCCGACCGACGTCACCGTTTTGATTCGCGGTGAGTCGGGCACCGGCAAGGAACTCGTTGCGCGCGCGATCCATTTTCGGAGTTCGCGCTCGCGGCGGCCATTCATCGCGGTCAACTGCGCGGCTTTCTCGCGCGAACTGGTCGAGAGCGAACTGTTCGGTCATGAGAAGGGCGCGTTCACCGGCGCCGTCGCACGCCGCGAGGGCAAGTTCGAAGCCGCCGACGGCGGCACGCTGTTCCTCGACGAGATCGGCGACATGGCGCTCGAGACCCAGGCCAAGTTGTTGCGCGTGCTGCAGGAGCAAAAGTTCGAGCGCATCGGCGGCAATCAGACGCTGAGCGTTGACGTGCGCATTATCGCGGCCACCAACCAGGATCTCGAGGCGATGATCGCGCAGGGCAAATTCCGCGAGGACCTCTACTACCGTTTGAAGGTCGTCGAGATTCGGGTGCCGCCGGTGCGCGAACGCCGCGAAGACATCCCGGTGATGGTCCAGCATTTCATCAAGGATGCGTGCGCGCGCTTTTCCACGCCGCCAAAACAGCTCACGCCCGAGGCGATGCGCGCGTGCGTCGAAGCGCCCTGGAAAGGCAATGCGCGGTCGCTGAAGGCGGCAATCGAGCAGGCGGTTATCCTGTCGGCAGGGGTCGAGATCACGCCGGAAGATCTGTTCGCGGGCTCGGAGCCGGAAGGCGATCGCGGCGCGGCGCCGGCGCCGAGTCGCGCGTCGGCGAGCATCGAGAATGGCGATTCACAACTGACGTTTCGCGAGGCGAAGGAGAAGTTCGTTGGCGATTGGGAGCGCGAGTTTTTCGTGCGCGCGCTGCGCGCCACCGGCGGCAACATCTCGCGCGCCGCGGAACGCACCGGGATGTACCGGCAAAGCTTTCAGCAGAAGATGCGCGAGCTGGGCATCACGCTCGCCGATATCGGAATCGCGCCCAAGGGCGAAGGAAATTAA
- a CDS encoding ATP-binding protein encodes MFGIIIIAIIVYAVIQHRKRNRLRWMKWGGDEWQKWAGDECASKTSQAERYAHDFETKMSRRFDASAEKFEHKMRQRFDKQTRKYGGVSADPAEDHTQPQFKTDAERQAYNRARRRAAAEAGFYVHLMWYGVVIGFLFIINLVTGGFGSYPWFLWPALGWGFGVASHFSAVYGWRWVHDRVFEPAIQREVQREVTKEKEHLRTEKQASLDELTATFAHEIRNPIAAAKSLVQQMGEDPTSHENVEYAKVALDELARVERSVSHLLKYAKEEDYNFENVNLSSVLDGALTQMRSKLEANSIVVSRAYLSGPTVRADADKLRQVFSNIIDNAIDAMESTTGERRLEFAIQNNGEGMAAVRIRDNGCGIADDKLAKIYNPFYTSKSNGTGLGLGVAKKVIDAHRGMIQVQSKVGTGTEFILAIPLSDAMRQAADADGDNDSENDQPPENGYAPAQPPSPIMTAPIASPAAETSRLRN; translated from the coding sequence ATGTTCGGCATAATCATCATCGCAATTATCGTGTACGCCGTCATTCAGCATCGAAAGCGCAATCGCTTGCGCTGGATGAAGTGGGGCGGCGACGAGTGGCAGAAATGGGCCGGCGACGAATGCGCCTCGAAGACCTCGCAAGCGGAACGCTACGCGCACGATTTCGAAACGAAGATGTCGCGGCGATTCGATGCCAGCGCCGAGAAGTTCGAGCACAAGATGCGCCAGCGGTTCGACAAGCAGACGCGCAAATACGGCGGCGTCAGCGCCGACCCGGCGGAAGATCACACGCAGCCGCAATTCAAGACTGACGCCGAGCGCCAGGCATACAATCGCGCGCGCCGTCGCGCGGCGGCCGAGGCCGGCTTCTACGTCCATCTGATGTGGTACGGGGTCGTGATCGGATTCCTGTTCATCATCAATCTCGTCACCGGCGGCTTCGGCTCGTATCCGTGGTTTCTGTGGCCGGCGCTTGGCTGGGGCTTCGGCGTCGCGAGCCATTTCTCGGCGGTTTACGGATGGCGATGGGTCCACGATCGCGTCTTCGAGCCGGCGATTCAGCGCGAGGTGCAGCGCGAAGTGACCAAGGAGAAAGAGCATCTTCGCACCGAGAAGCAGGCTTCGCTCGACGAATTGACCGCGACCTTCGCGCACGAGATTCGGAATCCCATCGCGGCCGCAAAGAGCCTCGTGCAGCAGATGGGCGAGGATCCGACGTCGCATGAGAACGTCGAGTACGCGAAGGTCGCGCTCGATGAACTCGCGCGCGTCGAGCGCAGCGTGTCGCATCTGCTGAAGTACGCGAAGGAGGAGGATTACAACTTCGAAAACGTCAATCTCTCGTCGGTGCTGGACGGCGCGCTCACCCAGATGCGCAGCAAGCTCGAGGCGAACTCAATCGTGGTGTCGCGCGCCTATCTCAGCGGACCGACGGTGCGCGCCGACGCCGACAAGTTGCGCCAGGTCTTTTCGAACATCATCGACAACGCGATCGACGCAATGGAATCGACGACGGGCGAACGCCGTCTCGAGTTCGCGATCCAAAACAACGGCGAGGGGATGGCCGCGGTGAGAATCCGGGACAACGGCTGCGGCATCGCGGATGACAAGCTCGCGAAAATCTATAATCCGTTTTACACGTCGAAGAGCAACGGCACCGGCCTCGGTCTCGGCGTCGCAAAAAAAGTGATCGATGCGCATCGCGGCATGATTCAGGTGCAGAGCAAAGTCGGAACTGGCACCGAGTTTATTCTCGCGATTCCACTGAGCGACGCGATGCGCCAGGCTGCCGATGCTGATGGCGACAACGACAGCGAAAACGATCAGCCGCCGGAGAATGGCTATGCGCCGGCACAGCCGCCGTCGCCGATCATGACTGCGCCGATCGCATCGCCGGCCGCTGAAACCTCGAGGTTGCGCAATTGA
- a CDS encoding PspA/IM30 family protein yields the protein MFLKRFFKLFGGKLSRWIKAREARDPEAVYESAIADRVQRYHQLKSAAAGVIYMRNKLERELREKLTEMNEVDEEAGQAADMNEDQCALILIQRKHVLDADCSRLREELGELTAEAEEAKKNLISFKGEIEKLKIEKVRMIARLKNAQARVRIQRALEEISYDEDVRALEDVRDSIQRMLAQAGVNREIAGSELDDKLGAIRQRNAQSKAQAELNELKRKRRPPLAPMDIFTAAAQSASNGEIKHAS from the coding sequence ATGTTCCTGAAACGATTCTTCAAACTGTTCGGCGGCAAGTTGAGCCGCTGGATCAAGGCGCGCGAGGCGCGCGATCCCGAAGCGGTTTACGAATCCGCCATTGCCGATCGCGTCCAGCGCTATCATCAACTCAAGAGCGCGGCGGCCGGCGTGATCTACATGCGCAACAAGCTCGAACGTGAACTGCGCGAGAAACTCACCGAGATGAACGAAGTCGATGAAGAGGCCGGCCAAGCCGCCGACATGAACGAGGATCAGTGCGCGCTGATCCTGATTCAGCGCAAGCACGTGCTCGACGCGGATTGCTCGCGGCTGCGCGAAGAGCTCGGCGAGCTGACCGCGGAGGCCGAGGAAGCCAAGAAAAATCTGATCTCGTTCAAAGGCGAAATCGAAAAGCTGAAAATCGAAAAGGTGCGGATGATCGCGCGGCTCAAGAATGCCCAGGCCCGCGTGCGGATTCAGCGCGCGCTCGAAGAGATTTCGTACGACGAAGACGTCCGCGCGCTCGAGGACGTGCGCGATTCGATTCAGCGGATGCTCGCGCAGGCGGGCGTGAACCGCGAAATCGCGGGCTCCGAACTCGACGACAAGCTCGGGGCGATTCGCCAGCGCAATGCGCAGTCCAAAGCCCAGGCCGAACTCAATGAGCTGAAGCGCAAGCGCCGTCCGCCGCTCGCGCCGATGGACATCTTCACCGCGGCGGCGCAATCGGCGTCGAATGGCGAGATCAAGCACGCGAGCTGA
- a CDS encoding isoprenylcysteine carboxylmethyltransferase family protein, whose protein sequence is MDTETQSPITNSTTNSTKDVDTNLNTNSTSGMKIHPPLLAAALLAATLILHFILPENRTVAWHHVIGLLIVAAGVGICVFPAAVFQARDTTKNPYGEPAAFVVQPPYTFTRNPMYLGLTTALAGFAIFFGSIVMLAAPAIFAFVIDGKVIPREEATMERLFGQQYLDYKNRVRRWL, encoded by the coding sequence ATGGATACTGAAACGCAATCGCCAATTACCAATTCGACTACTAACTCCACTAAAGATGTGGATACTAACTTGAATACTAACTCGACCTCGGGCATGAAGATTCATCCGCCGCTGCTGGCGGCGGCGTTGCTGGCCGCGACACTGATCCTGCATTTCATTCTGCCGGAAAATCGCACCGTCGCGTGGCATCACGTGATCGGGCTGTTGATAGTCGCGGCCGGCGTCGGAATCTGCGTTTTTCCCGCCGCGGTTTTCCAGGCGCGCGACACCACCAAAAATCCGTACGGCGAACCGGCGGCGTTCGTCGTGCAGCCGCCTTATACCTTCACGCGCAACCCGATGTACCTCGGGCTTACGACCGCGCTCGCAGGATTTGCGATCTTCTTCGGTTCGATCGTGATGCTCGCGGCGCCGGCCATCTTCGCTTTCGTGATCGATGGCAAGGTCATTCCGCGCGAGGAAGCAACGATGGAGCGGCTGTTCGGCCAGCAATACCTCGATTACAAAAACCGCGTGCGGCGTTGGCTATAG